A genomic region of Oryza glaberrima chromosome 1, OglaRS2, whole genome shotgun sequence contains the following coding sequences:
- the LOC127773844 gene encoding probable envelope ADP,ATP carrier protein, chloroplastic — protein MSMYGTNAEQTGNQNRIYLLTLWQEPKHVPFIVPHSYTINPLKKRKRKRNKKKRKKKRGVHCPRVRRARGFKQPTPLLTALSSFDIKRGGNQSSPPYPLFLLRFFFFLRINSLFHSASPRLASRGQADPATACPPTTMSHRRVDAAACDSWRPPPTPPPPHARRALALRVGGGGGGPAFASLTVREGGGGGEEGEVGEGKGKQQQLPAAGVLVRHPLAMLALVPNAVALFAAGAAAGAVAKTITAPLDRVKLLMQTHSVRVVGESTKKGIGFLEAIAEIGKEEGLKGYWKGNLPQVIRIVPYSAVQLFSYEVYKKFFRRKDGELTVFGRLAAGACAGMTSTLVTYPLDVLRLRLAVQSGHSTMSQVAMNMLRDEGLASFYGGLGPSLIGIAPYIAVNFCVFDLMKKSVPEKYKSRPETSLATALLSATFATLMCYPLDTVRRQMQMKGSPYNTVLDAIPGIVERDGLIGLYRGFVPNALKNLPNSSIKLTAFDTVKTLISTGQKELEKLMQENQEKMS, from the exons ATGTCCATGTACGGCACAAATGCCGAACAGACGGGCAACCAAAACCGCATTTACTTGCTGACATTGTGGCAAGAACCGAAACACGTCCCTTTCATTGTGCCACACTCATACACCATTAATcctctcaagaaaagaaaacgaaaaagaaacaaaaaaaaaagaaaaaaaaagagaggagtgCATTGCCCGCGTGTCCGGCGTGCGCGAGGGTTTAAACAACCAACCCCCCTCCTCACCGCTCTCTCGAGCTTCGACATAAAACGGGGAGGAAATCAATCCTCCCCCCCTTATCCCCTCTTCCTTCttcgcttcttcttcttcctccgcatTAATTCTCTCTTCCAttccgcctcgcctcgcctcgcctctcgCGGCCAAGCAGATCcggccaccgcctgcccacCGACGACGATGAGCCACCGGCGAGTGGATGCGGCGGCGTGCGACTCATGGAGGCCcccacccacgccgccgcctccccacgcccgccgcgcgctcgccctccgcgtgggtgggggtgggggtggccCGGCGTTCGCGTCGCTCACCGtgcgggaggggggagggggaggggaggagggggaggtgggggaggggaaggggaagcagcagcagctgccggcggcgggggtgctGGTGCGGCACCCGCTGGCGATGCTGGCGCTGGTGCCCAACGCCGTCGCGCTCTtcgcggcgggggcggccgcGGGGGCCGTCGCCAAGACGATCACCGCGCCGCTCGACCGCGTCAAGCTCCTCATGCAG ACGCACAGCGTGCGGGTGGTGGGGGAGAGCACCAAGAAAGGGATCGGATTCCTCGAG GCTATTGCAGAGATAGGGAAGGAAGAGGGCTTGAAGGGTTACTGGAAAGGCAATCTTCCACAG GTTATCCGCATAGTTCCTTACAGTGCGGTGCAACTGTTTTCTTATGAAGTTTACAAG AAATTTTTCCGGAGAAAGGATGGAGAGCTTACTGTGTTTGGGAGACTTGCTGCTGGTGCTTGTGCGGGCATGACATCTACACtt GTAACTTACCCACTGGATGTTCTTCGGCTGAGGCTAGCAGTTCAATCTGGACATAGTACTATGTCTCAG GTTGCTATGAACATGCTGAGAGACGAAGGTTTGGCCTCCTTCTATGGAGGCCTGGGTCCGTCTCTTATAGGAATCGCCCCTTACATTGCTGTGAACTTCTGTGTTTTTGACTT AATGAAGAAATCTGTACCAGAGAAGTATAAGAGTAGACCAGAGACATCTCTGGCAACTGCTCTTCTTTCAGCAACATTTGCAACTTTGATGTGTTATCCTCTGGACACTGTTAGAAGGCAGATGCAAATGAAAGGATCACCCTACAACACGGTTTTGGATGCTATTCCAG GCATTGTGGAACGTGATGGTCTAATTGGACTATACAGGGGTTTTGTTCCAAATGCATTAAAAAATCTACCAAATAGCAg TATTAAACTGACTGCGTTCGATACTGTGAAGACACTGATATCTACTGGGCAGAAGGAACTGGAGAAACTAATGCAAGAAAATCAAGAGAAAATGAGCTAA
- the LOC127773870 gene encoding ADP-ribosylation factor-like isoform X2, which translates to MGLTFTKLFSRLFSKKEMRILMVGLDAAGKTTILYKLKLGEIVTTIPTIGFNVETVDYKNISFTVWDVGGQDKIRPLWRHYFQNTQGLIFVVDSNDRDRVVEARDELHRMLNEDELRDAVLLVFANKQDLPNAMNAAEITDKLGLHSLRQRHW; encoded by the exons ATGGGGCTCACTTTCACGAAGCTTTTCAGCCGCCTCTTCTCCAAGAAGGAGATGAGGATCCTCATGGTCGGTCTCGACGCAGCTGGTAAAACCACAATTCTCTACAAGCTCAAGCTTGGAGAGATTGTCACCACCATTCCGACAATAG GGTTTAATGTGGAGACTGTTGACTACAAGAATATTAGCTTCACTGTCTGGGATGTCGGGGGTCAAGACAag ATCAGACCTTTGTGGAGGCACTATTTCCAGAACACTCAAGGTCTCATCTTTGTTGTTGATAGCAACGACAGAGATCGTGTGGTTGAGGCAAGGGATGAACTCCACAGGATGCTTAATGAG GATGAGTTGAGGGATGCGGTCTTGCTGGTTTTTGCTAACAAGCAAGATCTTCCTAATGCAATGAATGCTGCTGAGATCACAGATAAGCTTGGTCTCCATTCCCTGCGCCAACGCCACTGGTAA
- the LOC127773870 gene encoding ADP-ribosylation factor 2-like isoform X1 — MGLTFTKLFSRLFSKKEMRILMVGLDAAGKTTILYKLKLGEIVTTIPTIGFNVETVDYKNISFTVWDVGGQDKIRPLWRHYFQNTQGLIFVVDSNDRDRVVEARDELHRMLNEDELRDAVLLVFANKQDLPNAMNAAEITDKLGLHSLRQRHWYIQSTCATTGEGLYEGLDWLSSNIANKA; from the exons ATGGGGCTCACTTTCACGAAGCTTTTCAGCCGCCTCTTCTCCAAGAAGGAGATGAGGATCCTCATGGTCGGTCTCGACGCAGCTGGTAAAACCACAATTCTCTACAAGCTCAAGCTTGGAGAGATTGTCACCACCATTCCGACAATAG GGTTTAATGTGGAGACTGTTGACTACAAGAATATTAGCTTCACTGTCTGGGATGTCGGGGGTCAAGACAag ATCAGACCTTTGTGGAGGCACTATTTCCAGAACACTCAAGGTCTCATCTTTGTTGTTGATAGCAACGACAGAGATCGTGTGGTTGAGGCAAGGGATGAACTCCACAGGATGCTTAATGAG GATGAGTTGAGGGATGCGGTCTTGCTGGTTTTTGCTAACAAGCAAGATCTTCCTAATGCAATGAATGCTGCTGAGATCACAGATAAGCTTGGTCTCCATTCCCTGCGCCAACGCCACTG GTATATCCAGAGTACATGCGCCACAACAGGAGAGGGTTTATACGAGGGCCTTGACTGGCTCTCGAGCAACATTGCAAACAAG